DNA from Desulfuromonas sp. AOP6:
CATCGGTCAGGTTGATTTTTATCAATTTGAAGAAGGAGCTCCGGCCTTTCTGACATTCATTCTGATGCCACTAACCTACTCCATCGCCACCGGGCTTGCCTTCGGTCTCATGTCTTATGTTCTCATCAAGCTTTGCCTTGGCAAGATTCGCCAGTGTGACCCCTTCCTGATAGGAGCCGCTGTCTTTTCCCTGGTCAGCCTGACCCTATAAGCGCCAGCTGAATCTCAAAGCAAAGAGGACCCACAGAAAATATATTAAAAAACCTGTTGACAGTCATCGATCCGTTTTGATATAAAGTGCTCCGTCAACAAGGGGCTATAGCTCAGCTGGGAGAGCGCTTGAATGGCATTCAAGAGGTCAGCGGTTCGATCCCGCTTAGCTCCACCAAATAGAAAAGGCCTGCGATTCACTTCGCAGGCCTTTTTTGTATCTAAGAGCCGGATAGGCTAGAAAAGCATTGACTAATAATTTTCTAATCTTTTATTATACACCTCGAAAGACACAGAATGGTTGTACCTGTTATGCCCCCGGTGTTCACTCACCGGGGGACTTTTTTTAGATTATTCGGGATTCTTCAGTACAGGTGAAAAAGAAGGGCCCCACACCATGCGGGGCCCTTTTGCTCGCGGGGCTTTGTTCGCAAGCAATGCATGGGCAACCTTACCAAAAAAATCAAAAGATGGATATCAGGAATTTCCTGATGTCACCAGTAGCACTTCCCCTTTGCTGACGGCCAGCGACCTTCCTGTTTTTTTCGCCTAAACGCTCAATTCCCTTGACCGTCGCCGCATATATTCCTATAATTCACTCCGCTTTGCCGAAGTGGTGGAATTGGTAGACACGTCGGTCTCAAAAACCGATGGCTTCTGGCCGTGCCGGTTCGATTCCGGCCTTCGGCACCACAGCAAAAACAAGGGGTTACGCTTCAATGCGTAGCCCCTTTCTTTTTGGTCCTTGTGTTTTTGGGACATTTTTGGGACAATGGCCCTAGTTTGGGGTCAACAAAATGGAGGCTCAAATGGCTTCAATCCGCAAAAGAGGTCCCTATCAATGGCAAGTTAAAATCCGCCGTCGGGGATATCCTCTCCAGTCAAAAACATTCGAGACCGAAGATGACGCCAAAAAATGGGCGCGGCTTATTGAAAGCGAAATGGACCGGGGAATATTCGTTTCTCAAGCCGAAGCAGAGCGCACTACCCTTGCCGACGCCCTGGACCGATACCGCAGAGAGATCACCCCGGGCAAAAAAGGCGGAAAGCAGGAGAACAGCAGAATAAACATTCTTTCAAAAACCTCTCTCGCGCCCCGCTTTCTTGCCACCATTAAAGGTTCTGATATTGCCAAATATCGGGACGAAAGACTTCTAGAGCGAAGTCCTATCACGGTTAATAATGAGCTGATTCTTTTATCTCACCTGTTCACTGTTGCCAGAAAAGAATGGGGCTTAGAAGGGCTGAGAAACCCTGTAAGCGATATCCGCAAGCCGAAACAGCCGGCAGGCAGGGAAAGAAGACTGCTGCCTGGCGAGGAAGAACAGTTGCTCAAATCTGCCCCCGTTAAACTTCGCCCGATTATTGTCCTGGCTCTTGAGACCGCTATGCGTCTAGGTGAACTTACTGAATTAAACTGGAACAACGTGGATCTCACCCGGAAGATTGCTCACCTCACGGAGACAAAAAACGGATCCGCACGAACGGTTCCTCTTTCTTCAAGGGCAATTCTTGAATTAAAGGCTATCCCCCGCCGCCTGGACGGGAAAGTTTTCGGCTATTCTTCGAACACATCCAGCAAGGCTTTTGCTGCACTGGTCAAAAACCTAAAGCTGGAAGATCTCCGGTTTCATGATCTGCGCCACGAGGCCACCAGCCGCCTTTTTGAAAAAGGGTTGAATCCGATGGAAGTGGCAAGCATTACTGGGCATAAAACATTGCAGATGCTGCAAAGGTATACCCACCTCCGCGCAGAGGATTTGGCCGTCAAGCTGGGGTAAAAAACAGCCCTTTCTTTCCTTGACCCAGATCCTCCCGGCAAGGTAAAAGAAGCTTGAAGCTTTATTTTTTTATGCAGTGTACTGTATACAGTGCAAAACACAGGGGCGTTATTTTATGCAGTTTACATCTTTAGAAATCTGTGCGGGTGCTGGTGGCCAAGCTCTCGGCTTGGAATTGGCAGGCTTCGGACATGCGGCACTAGTGGAAATAGAACCCCCCGCCTGCGCTACTCTTCGTTTAAACAGACCATCCTGGAATGTCATTGAAGGCGACTTGAGGGCTTTTGACGGTACCCCTTACAAAGGTATTGACCTGTTAGCGGGAGGGGTTCCGTGTCCTCCCTTCTCAAAAGCAGGCAAGCAGCTTGGGGCAGAAGATGAACGCGACCTGTTCCCGGAAGCGATCCGTCTTGTAGACGAGTGCAGGCCCAAAGCTGTGATGCTCGAAAATGTCAGAGGGCTTCTGGATGCAGTATTTGATGACTACCGGAATAAGGTTGAAAAACAGCTTAAAAAACTAGGATATGTTCCAGGCTGGAAACTTCTGAATGCTTCTGATTTTGGAGTTTCTCAGTTGCGGCCTCGCGTTGTATTTGTAGGAATCCGAAAAGATTTCTCGGAAAAATTCACCTGGCCCAAAGGACCTGACGCCCCCCCCTTGACAGTCGGGGAGCTTCTTCATGACCTCATGAAAGAAAACGGATGGAAAGGCGCTGATCGCTGGCGGGAGCAGGCTAGCAGTATTGCCCCCACGCTTGTCGGTGGTTCCAAAAAGCATGGAGGCCCAGATCTTGGCCCAACGCGTGCTAAGCGTGCCTGGGCAAGTCTTGGCGTTGATGGCATGGGGCTTTGGGATGAGGCTCCACCTAAAGACTTCGTCGGAATGCCTCGACTGACTCCCCGGATGACGGCAAGAATCCAAGGCTTCCCAGACACCTGGCTTTTTTATGGCAGAAAAACAGCCACATACCGCCAGATTGGCAACGCATTCCCTCCCCCGGTTGCTAAAGCGGTTGCGGGGCAGATTTTTGCAGCCCTTTCAACCAATCGCATTTTCAAGGTAGCCTAATGACTTCACTATCCCAATTTGCGGCGGCCAGAAAAGCTTTCCACGCTTCACTTTTGACTAATTTGCTTACAATCAACGCAAAGGGCGTCCCCAGCAATGCAGACGGAAGTAACACAGCAAGTATTAGAATTGCCAGGGGTATTGCCGATCTCCTAAAAGCAGAAACAACAGGAGATCGAATGCCGGGGCAGACTTCGGGAAACCATTTTGAAAGCCTTTGTGCCGATTTTGTACAAAGAACCTTTTTAAAGCTTGGCCATCTCCGGCCCGGCGCATGGGACGTTCATCAAGTAACCGGACGAAACCGGCTTGAAATTGCCAAGTACGAGCAGTATTCACATCTCGTCGCCCTTGATCGCGCAGCAAAAAACGATTCAGAACTTGCAGCGGCACTGGGAAGTGATTACACAATTACGCCAGACATCGTTGTCGTCCGTGGTACAGAGGAGGATGAACGCATAAACGTCCCCAGTCTTCTTGTAGACAACGACGTTACAACTCTTGCAAGTCTTCGGAAAATAAACGGCGGCCTTCCGCTCCTCCATGCAAGCATCTCTTGCAAATGGACCATTAGGAGTGACCGTGCACAAAACGCCAGATCAGAAGCCCTCAACCTGGTCAGGAACAG
Protein-coding regions in this window:
- a CDS encoding site-specific integrase, with the protein product MASIRKRGPYQWQVKIRRRGYPLQSKTFETEDDAKKWARLIESEMDRGIFVSQAEAERTTLADALDRYRREITPGKKGGKQENSRINILSKTSLAPRFLATIKGSDIAKYRDERLLERSPITVNNELILLSHLFTVARKEWGLEGLRNPVSDIRKPKQPAGRERRLLPGEEEQLLKSAPVKLRPIIVLALETAMRLGELTELNWNNVDLTRKIAHLTETKNGSARTVPLSSRAILELKAIPRRLDGKVFGYSSNTSSKAFAALVKNLKLEDLRFHDLRHEATSRLFEKGLNPMEVASITGHKTLQMLQRYTHLRAEDLAVKLG
- a CDS encoding DNA cytosine methyltransferase, producing the protein MQFTSLEICAGAGGQALGLELAGFGHAALVEIEPPACATLRLNRPSWNVIEGDLRAFDGTPYKGIDLLAGGVPCPPFSKAGKQLGAEDERDLFPEAIRLVDECRPKAVMLENVRGLLDAVFDDYRNKVEKQLKKLGYVPGWKLLNASDFGVSQLRPRVVFVGIRKDFSEKFTWPKGPDAPPLTVGELLHDLMKENGWKGADRWREQASSIAPTLVGGSKKHGGPDLGPTRAKRAWASLGVDGMGLWDEAPPKDFVGMPRLTPRMTARIQGFPDTWLFYGRKTATYRQIGNAFPPPVAKAVAGQIFAALSTNRIFKVA
- a CDS encoding NgoMIV family type II restriction endonuclease; its protein translation is MTSLSQFAAARKAFHASLLTNLLTINAKGVPSNADGSNTASIRIARGIADLLKAETTGDRMPGQTSGNHFESLCADFVQRTFLKLGHLRPGAWDVHQVTGRNRLEIAKYEQYSHLVALDRAAKNDSELAAALGSDYTITPDIVVVRGTEEDERINVPSLLVDNDVTTLASLRKINGGLPLLHASISCKWTIRSDRAQNARSEALNLVRNRKGRLPHIVVVTAEPTPSRLASIALGTGDIDCVYHFALYELQETVKSLGMEDAADMLAVMVSGDRLKDISDLPLDLAV